Proteins encoded together in one Paenibacillus sp. J23TS9 window:
- a CDS encoding S-layer homology domain-containing protein — MRRFKKAALAASLLLGVQQAFPLLAMAEISVKPLEGNPYVFAVMDSEYGNEEYELKVESYYGEDQMHEEVSPDNPSEPFLLAIDPATWVPYFDLDNPHPVTFRVSTLRKDDQSTVDTVDYEWSMVSTVKGSVPVSPELASRMSLTLTPDAGEETTVSFGNDELSYDSSDQSLHFAMNTMGSGPYTISAEVEGQPFGSLVVKPDDSNRTPRETQVVEEGGENKVHTYFDVQAGTLYPYTYNDQVEYEDWDAASDGTAAQITRTSSGERDVANVELPFNFRFYNNIYHQITVSPMGALYFGDRDYDTMYMDEYPDFESPPALYPYLGNMEIKSGDERSGIYTQIVGQPGDRKFIIQWNHMYYVGVDAPVTFQAILYEKSGNIHFQYPQIEMDGVGGGRYDNGASATIGIQDQGDHHSANYVLYSQNESSVMTGQAICFGSRPLCSGTEPVQKFSVTYDSNGSLQGSVPVDPLTYEADAEVIVLGNRGELSMEGYSFAGWNTQADGKGTNYLEGNKFQMKDGNVKLYAHWIKKDTGNPGGGGSGGSGGTAGNGEGSSSGSGGGTGTVGTPSSGGNGTTVPVRVTVGDKTYDQVVTTGTKTENGQAVVTAHIDTAAIQSLLASAGNQPTVSIPVTQNADRFVMELNGEALQALQDKHAILEFVTPRGIIRLPADAISKTQLTEGYGAGLNLSELVIRLGVSKADKAQEEPLDMKAKEQGFDVVLPAGEFTVNAVYKGKPLALKSFGSYVQQIIDIPDKVDAGRITTGVMVEEDGSIHPVPTYITERSGQKAAVISSLTSGWVALISHPKTFADLEGSWAQNIVNDMASRLIIQGTDDTHFIPAKAITRGEFASAMVRALGIADNGKNSSYTDMSPANPYTGAVTQAKEFGLITGYEDGTFRPDNTITREEAMVLLNRAMKLTGLNTHVSNANDVLAGFADKGSIHSWAMDAIANAVQSKLMQGANAELQPQSSITKAETAAVLQRLLLQAGLIR, encoded by the coding sequence ATGAGACGTTTCAAAAAAGCGGCTTTGGCCGCCTCGCTGCTTCTCGGTGTTCAGCAGGCGTTTCCGCTGTTGGCGATGGCGGAAATTTCCGTGAAGCCGTTGGAGGGTAATCCTTACGTTTTTGCTGTCATGGACTCAGAATACGGAAATGAAGAATATGAACTGAAAGTAGAGTCGTATTACGGGGAAGATCAGATGCATGAGGAAGTCAGTCCTGATAACCCAAGCGAGCCTTTTTTGCTTGCTATTGATCCAGCAACATGGGTTCCTTATTTCGACCTGGATAACCCCCATCCCGTAACCTTCCGCGTATCGACCCTCCGAAAGGATGACCAATCAACCGTCGATACAGTGGATTATGAGTGGAGCATGGTATCAACCGTCAAGGGGAGTGTTCCAGTCTCACCTGAGCTGGCATCCCGCATGAGTCTTACGTTGACACCTGATGCCGGGGAGGAAACAACGGTCAGCTTCGGAAATGATGAATTATCCTACGACAGCTCCGATCAGTCTCTGCATTTTGCCATGAATACGATGGGGTCCGGCCCATATACCATCTCTGCTGAAGTGGAAGGACAGCCGTTCGGCAGCTTGGTGGTCAAGCCTGATGACAGTAACCGAACACCAAGAGAGACCCAAGTGGTCGAAGAGGGTGGAGAAAATAAGGTCCATACCTATTTTGATGTCCAGGCAGGGACGCTGTATCCATACACATACAATGATCAAGTAGAATATGAAGATTGGGATGCTGCTTCTGATGGAACGGCTGCTCAAATCACGAGAACAAGCAGCGGAGAGAGAGACGTAGCTAACGTTGAACTGCCTTTTAACTTCCGTTTCTACAACAACATTTATCATCAAATCACCGTTAGTCCCATGGGTGCCTTGTATTTTGGCGACCGTGACTATGACACGATGTACATGGACGAATATCCGGACTTTGAATCCCCTCCGGCGCTTTATCCTTATTTGGGGAATATGGAGATCAAAAGCGGGGACGAAAGATCGGGTATTTATACCCAAATAGTAGGTCAACCGGGTGATCGGAAATTTATCATCCAATGGAACCATATGTATTATGTGGGCGTGGATGCGCCCGTCACGTTCCAAGCTATTTTGTATGAGAAAAGCGGTAATATCCACTTTCAGTATCCACAGATCGAAATGGACGGAGTCGGTGGGGGCCGCTACGATAATGGAGCATCGGCAACAATCGGTATCCAGGATCAGGGAGATCATCATTCAGCCAACTATGTGCTTTATTCGCAGAACGAATCCAGTGTCATGACGGGGCAGGCAATTTGCTTCGGATCACGTCCGCTATGCAGTGGAACCGAGCCGGTGCAGAAATTTAGCGTAACCTATGACAGTAACGGCAGCCTTCAGGGAAGCGTGCCGGTCGATCCATTAACCTATGAAGCGGACGCTGAAGTCATTGTATTGGGTAACCGGGGTGAGCTTAGCATGGAGGGATATTCCTTTGCGGGCTGGAATACCCAGGCGGATGGCAAAGGTACGAACTATCTTGAAGGTAACAAATTCCAGATGAAAGACGGTAACGTCAAGCTTTATGCACACTGGATTAAAAAAGACACCGGTAATCCGGGCGGCGGAGGCTCAGGAGGGAGTGGCGGCACTGCCGGAAATGGCGAGGGATCATCCAGCGGTAGTGGAGGCGGAACCGGAACTGTAGGTACCCCTTCCTCCGGAGGTAATGGTACGACTGTACCTGTTCGAGTAACGGTAGGAGACAAGACATATGATCAGGTGGTTACAACCGGCACCAAGACGGAAAACGGTCAGGCCGTGGTAACGGCCCATATCGATACCGCTGCGATCCAGTCTTTACTAGCCTCTGCCGGGAATCAACCGACAGTTTCGATTCCGGTTACGCAAAATGCCGATCGCTTTGTCATGGAACTAAATGGTGAGGCTCTCCAGGCATTGCAGGATAAGCATGCGATTCTCGAATTTGTTACGCCTAGAGGAATTATTCGATTGCCCGCAGATGCGATTTCTAAAACTCAGCTGACGGAAGGATATGGAGCGGGACTAAATCTGTCCGAGCTTGTGATCCGTCTTGGTGTTTCCAAAGCGGACAAGGCACAGGAAGAGCCTTTGGACATGAAAGCCAAGGAGCAGGGGTTTGATGTTGTTTTGCCGGCCGGGGAGTTTACGGTGAATGCGGTCTATAAGGGTAAGCCGCTTGCGCTTAAATCATTCGGCTCTTATGTACAGCAGATTATCGATATTCCGGACAAGGTGGATGCTGGCAGGATTACAACCGGGGTCATGGTGGAAGAGGATGGTTCTATTCATCCGGTACCAACCTACATCACGGAACGCAGCGGACAAAAAGCGGCTGTGATCAGCAGCTTAACCAGCGGCTGGGTTGCTTTAATCAGCCATCCGAAGACCTTTGCCGATCTGGAAGGAAGCTGGGCCCAGAACATCGTGAACGATATGGCTTCGAGGCTGATTATACAGGGTACAGACGATACGCATTTTATACCGGCGAAGGCCATTACCCGCGGAGAGTTTGCGTCAGCTATGGTTAGGGCACTTGGCATTGCCGACAATGGAAAGAACAGTTCTTATACGGATATGAGTCCTGCTAATCCGTATACAGGAGCAGTGACTCAGGCGAAGGAATTCGGATTGATTACGGGGTATGAAGACGGCACGTTCCGTCCGGATAACACGATTACCCGAGAGGAAGCGATGGTTCTTCTAAACAGGGCAATGAAGCTTACGGGGTTGAACACCCATGTCAGCAACGCTAATGATGTTCTCGCCGGATTTGCTGATAAGGGTTCCATCCACAGCTGGGCCATGGATGCCATTGCCAATGCGGTACAAAGCAAGCTTATGCAGGGCGCTAACGCTGAGCTGCAGCCACAAAGCAGCATTACAAAGGCCGAGACAGCGGCCGTGTTGCAGCGGCTTTTGCTGCAGGCAGGTCTTATCCGATAA
- the udk gene encoding uridine kinase, with protein MLIIGIAGGTGSGKTTVARSVIDRLGTGKVTFISQDNYYKDHKHLTLEERALINYDHPFAFDNELLIEHLAQLRAGEAAYAPVYDFTVHARSTTETLELRPNNIIIIEGLHVLSDENLRGMLDIKVFVDTDPDVRILRRVVRDIEERGRSIQSVNQQYLTTVKPMHEAFIEPSKKYADLIIPEGGENEVGIQLLSILTEKFLSGDRDWSDY; from the coding sequence ATGCTCATTATTGGTATCGCCGGCGGGACAGGCTCCGGCAAAACGACAGTAGCCCGCTCCGTCATTGACCGTCTTGGTACGGGTAAAGTTACTTTTATATCCCAGGACAACTACTATAAAGATCACAAACATCTCACGCTGGAGGAACGGGCACTGATTAATTACGATCATCCCTTCGCCTTCGATAATGAGCTGCTGATCGAGCATCTTGCCCAGCTTCGGGCAGGAGAAGCAGCATACGCACCGGTATATGACTTCACGGTCCATGCCCGTTCCACAACTGAAACGCTGGAACTGAGACCCAACAATATTATTATTATCGAGGGACTGCATGTCCTGTCTGACGAGAATCTTCGCGGAATGCTGGATATCAAGGTGTTTGTCGACACAGACCCCGATGTTCGCATTTTACGCCGTGTCGTGCGAGATATCGAGGAACGCGGCCGTTCCATTCAATCGGTAAACCAGCAGTATCTGACCACGGTAAAGCCGATGCATGAGGCCTTTATTGAGCCTTCGAAAAAATACGCCGACCTGATCATACCCGAAGGCGGGGAGAACGAAGTCGGTATTCAGCTCCTGTCCATCTTGACGGAGAAATTCCTGTCAGGTGACCGGGATTGGTCTGATTACTAA
- a CDS encoding mechanosensitive ion channel family protein, translated as MKIWEWAGDVYHQIRWMDMLIAFGIMFVFFIINRLLVTYVFAFINKKFKAGEQTLMWRQAFEKPLRLFIVLLGVYLGLNYLLPPLWLTAIMLDRWFRSAVIILVGWGLLVLSNQSSFLLEEISKKIRLDDSSMLIPFLSKVLRFVVFVLIITLVASEWGFSINGVVAGMGLGSLALALAAKDTLGNIIGGIVIILEKPFSKGDWILTPSVEGFVDDITFRSTKIRTFADALVTVPNATLSGQPITNWSRMGKRRINFTLNVALDSDRLRLAAATERLERMLSEDEKIDPVTIMVKFTEFQESSLGIMFYFFTKTTVWAEYLKTRQEVNLMVLEVLEEEGIRLAYPSQRVLLEKMGEEDGEYKALQSYSNAEY; from the coding sequence ATGAAAATTTGGGAATGGGCAGGGGATGTTTACCACCAGATCCGGTGGATGGACATGTTGATCGCCTTCGGTATTATGTTCGTTTTTTTCATCATAAACCGGCTGTTGGTTACATATGTTTTCGCGTTTATTAACAAAAAGTTTAAAGCGGGCGAGCAGACGCTGATGTGGAGGCAGGCTTTTGAGAAGCCGCTGCGGCTGTTTATTGTGCTGCTTGGCGTGTATCTGGGCTTGAACTATCTTTTGCCGCCGCTCTGGCTCACTGCAATCATGCTGGACCGGTGGTTCCGGAGTGCGGTGATTATCCTGGTTGGATGGGGTCTGTTGGTTTTATCCAATCAATCCTCCTTTTTGCTGGAGGAAATCAGCAAGAAGATCCGGCTCGATGATTCCAGCATGCTGATTCCGTTCTTATCCAAGGTGCTGCGGTTTGTTGTATTTGTACTGATCATCACTTTGGTCGCATCCGAGTGGGGGTTCAGCATCAACGGTGTGGTTGCAGGTATGGGGCTGGGCAGTTTGGCGCTCGCGCTGGCGGCCAAGGACACGCTCGGCAATATCATTGGGGGGATCGTCATCATCCTGGAAAAGCCATTTTCCAAAGGAGACTGGATACTCACGCCGAGCGTAGAAGGATTCGTGGATGATATCACCTTCCGGAGCACAAAAATCCGCACCTTTGCGGACGCCTTGGTCACGGTGCCTAATGCCACACTTTCAGGTCAGCCGATTACGAACTGGAGCCGGATGGGCAAGCGCAGGATCAATTTCACTCTGAACGTGGCGCTCGATTCAGACCGTCTGCGGCTGGCAGCAGCTACGGAGCGTCTGGAACGGATGCTAAGTGAAGATGAAAAAATTGATCCGGTAACGATTATGGTCAAGTTTACGGAGTTTCAGGAGAGCAGTCTCGGCATCATGTTCTACTTTTTTACCAAAACGACCGTGTGGGCGGAGTACCTGAAGACGCGGCAGGAAGTGAATTTGATGGTGCTTGAGGTGCTGGAGGAAGAGGGAATCCGGCTGGCATACCCGTCGCAGCGTGTGCTGCTCGAAAAGATGGGGGAAGAGGACGGTGAATACAAGGCTCTTCAATCCTATTCCAATGCGGAATATTGA
- a CDS encoding helix-turn-helix domain-containing protein, protein MYQVMLVDDDVMVLNFLEKLVPWNELGFELAGAYTNAHDAIRKCGEMVPDLIITDIGMPVLDGLSFIKQLQAGAAKTRFVILSCHDEFHFAQQAVQLGVQDYILKESLSLERMKDILERVRGKMDDDRHLKLHVDRLNYQANRSREALKEKWLRNLLSSPVLEDTTLYEQLQEYGLDITLGHFIPVCCRIHRFQDAIVRYNSGDMVKFIVENTVEELLREEQNVIFFSYSAQEFFLLCACRKELISNPYDKMVQISNHLQKAFTKYLKIEVSMLIGEMISSGEGIKRQLPKLLSSADDFFYSSGPVIVKSFDIAPKVHQEDIFIHYSEYSERLNHLLIEENGDIESVIKSFFEFIESRRFQPSNVKQFVWKLALDLQLKLKFSIYFDTEKVQHDIAQMLNVSELRDWLLKFMNEAVIHAEQISKKSKKSEIIDAQKYVQLNLHRKITLEEVADRLHLNLSYFSRLYKKETGENFIEHVTRMKMEKAKLLLLHPDHTVEKVALMLGYDNKSYFVKLFKQHFGLSPSQYM, encoded by the coding sequence ATGTATCAAGTCATGCTGGTCGATGATGATGTGATGGTGCTTAATTTTCTGGAAAAATTGGTTCCGTGGAATGAATTGGGCTTCGAGCTGGCAGGTGCATACACCAATGCGCATGATGCCATTCGTAAGTGCGGCGAGATGGTTCCTGATCTTATCATAACGGACATAGGGATGCCTGTTTTGGATGGTCTTTCTTTTATAAAACAGCTTCAGGCAGGGGCTGCTAAAACCCGCTTCGTGATCTTGTCATGTCATGACGAGTTTCATTTTGCGCAGCAGGCCGTCCAGCTGGGAGTTCAGGATTACATTCTGAAAGAATCGCTCAGCTTGGAGCGCATGAAGGATATTCTCGAAAGAGTGAGAGGCAAAATGGATGACGACCGTCACCTGAAGCTTCATGTGGATCGTTTAAATTACCAGGCCAATCGCAGCCGGGAGGCATTAAAAGAAAAATGGCTTCGGAATCTACTGTCTAGTCCTGTTTTGGAGGACACAACGCTCTATGAACAGCTTCAGGAATATGGTCTGGATATTACGCTGGGACATTTTATTCCCGTATGCTGCAGGATTCACCGTTTTCAGGATGCCATTGTCCGGTATAACAGCGGGGATATGGTGAAATTCATTGTGGAGAATACAGTGGAGGAGCTGCTTCGCGAAGAGCAGAACGTCATCTTTTTCAGCTATTCCGCCCAAGAGTTTTTTTTGCTGTGTGCTTGCCGGAAGGAGCTAATATCGAACCCTTACGATAAGATGGTCCAGATTTCAAATCATCTTCAGAAGGCTTTTACGAAATACCTGAAAATTGAGGTATCCATGCTGATCGGCGAAATGATTAGCAGTGGAGAGGGCATTAAACGGCAGCTGCCGAAGCTGCTTTCATCAGCGGATGATTTTTTCTACTCCAGCGGGCCTGTTATTGTGAAGTCCTTTGATATAGCTCCTAAGGTTCATCAAGAGGATATCTTCATCCATTATTCCGAATACAGCGAAAGACTGAACCACCTGCTAATTGAAGAGAATGGAGACATCGAGTCGGTCATCAAATCATTTTTTGAATTTATTGAAAGCCGAAGATTCCAGCCCTCAAACGTCAAGCAATTTGTCTGGAAGCTGGCGCTTGATCTGCAGCTCAAATTGAAATTCAGTATATATTTTGACACAGAAAAGGTTCAGCATGATATCGCTCAAATGTTGAACGTGAGCGAACTGAGGGATTGGCTGCTGAAGTTCATGAATGAGGCCGTTATTCATGCCGAGCAGATTTCCAAGAAGAGCAAGAAATCGGAAATCATCGATGCCCAGAAATATGTCCAGCTTAATCTGCACCGGAAAATCACCTTGGAGGAAGTAGCGGACCGATTGCATCTGAATCTGAGCTACTTCAGCAGATTATATAAGAAAGAGACCGGTGAGAATTTCATTGAGCATGTCACCCGGATGAAAATGGAGAAGGCGAAGCTGCTGCTGCTTCATCCTGATCATACCGTGGAAAAGGTCGCGCTCATGCTTGGCTACGACAATAAAAGCTACTTTGTGAAGCTGTTTAAGCAGCATTTTGGGTTATCACCAAGCCAGTACATGTAG